In the Bifidobacterium catenulatum PV20-2 genome, one interval contains:
- a CDS encoding glycoside hydrolase family 13 protein, which yields MMQQEIDTTDPALWWKQAVVYQVYPRSFKDSRGSGLGSIAGVTEKIDYLAELGVDAIWLSPFYPSQLADGGYDVDDYRNVDPKLGTMDDFDELARAAHERNIKVVVDIVPNHSSNLHEWFKAALDAAPGSPERDRYIFRDGKGPNGDQPPTDWIASFGGPAWTRVPDGQWYLHMFTKEQPDWNWRNPEVRADFIKTLRFWLDHGADGFRVDVAHGLAKDLDRDDLESYKVCEHVLPSDGSHPLYDRDEVHDIYREWRKVFNEYNPPAFAVAEAWVNPDRQHLYASTEELGQVFNFEFAKKDWIRDDMHLAIEEGLESAERSGSSATWVMSNHDVPRHVSRYGLPQVPAASHHQLAKDWLVRDGASYVENRELGTKRARAAILMELALPGSTYIYQGEELGLPEVADIPWNKLEDPTAFNSVREQTEKGRDGCRVPLPWVAADAPKLDDPDDEFGHDGSFGFSPAGAEHDPHLPQPKWYKDFAVDVEDADPNSMLNLYRKALSLRHNLMPQDTELQWLDEDRPSDVRDGADGQRGGVIAYRRSNGWASITNFGERPVELPQGEVILASGELTADGRLPQDTTAWLQL from the coding sequence ATGATGCAACAAGAAATTGATACTACCGATCCGGCGTTGTGGTGGAAGCAGGCCGTGGTGTATCAGGTGTACCCGCGTTCCTTCAAGGACTCCCGCGGTTCGGGCTTGGGCAGCATCGCAGGCGTCACCGAGAAGATCGACTACCTCGCCGAACTCGGCGTGGATGCCATCTGGCTGAGCCCGTTCTACCCGTCCCAGCTCGCCGACGGCGGCTATGACGTGGACGACTACCGCAACGTCGACCCGAAGCTCGGTACCATGGACGACTTCGATGAGCTTGCCAGGGCTGCCCACGAGCGAAACATCAAGGTCGTGGTCGACATCGTGCCGAACCACAGCTCCAACCTGCACGAATGGTTCAAGGCCGCCCTTGACGCCGCCCCCGGCTCCCCAGAGCGCGACCGCTACATCTTCCGCGACGGCAAGGGGCCGAACGGCGACCAGCCGCCGACTGATTGGATTGCAAGCTTCGGTGGCCCTGCGTGGACGCGCGTGCCCGACGGCCAGTGGTACCTGCACATGTTCACCAAGGAGCAGCCCGACTGGAACTGGAGGAACCCCGAGGTGCGCGCCGACTTCATCAAGACGCTGCGTTTCTGGCTTGACCATGGCGCGGACGGCTTCCGTGTGGACGTGGCGCACGGCCTCGCCAAGGATCTCGACCGCGACGATCTCGAAAGCTACAAGGTCTGCGAACATGTGCTTCCCTCGGATGGGTCGCACCCGTTGTATGACCGCGACGAAGTGCACGACATCTACCGCGAGTGGCGCAAGGTGTTCAACGAGTACAATCCGCCGGCGTTCGCCGTGGCCGAAGCGTGGGTCAATCCGGATCGTCAGCATCTGTATGCGTCGACCGAAGAGCTCGGGCAGGTATTCAACTTCGAATTCGCCAAGAAGGATTGGATTCGCGACGACATGCATCTGGCCATCGAAGAAGGCTTGGAAAGCGCGGAACGATCCGGCTCTTCGGCAACTTGGGTGATGAGCAACCATGATGTGCCCCGCCATGTCAGCCGTTATGGATTGCCACAGGTTCCTGCCGCGTCGCATCATCAGCTGGCCAAGGATTGGCTGGTCCGCGATGGGGCGAGTTACGTTGAGAACCGCGAACTCGGTACCAAGCGTGCCCGCGCCGCGATTCTTATGGAACTTGCCTTGCCTGGCTCCACCTACATTTATCAGGGTGAGGAACTGGGACTGCCGGAAGTCGCGGATATTCCTTGGAACAAGCTGGAGGATCCCACCGCGTTCAACAGCGTGCGCGAGCAAACCGAAAAGGGCCGTGACGGCTGCCGAGTGCCGTTGCCGTGGGTCGCCGCCGACGCTCCGAAGCTCGATGATCCCGATGACGAATTCGGCCACGATGGTTCTTTCGGCTTCTCTCCTGCGGGTGCCGAACATGATCCGCACCTTCCACAGCCGAAGTGGTACAAGGATTTCGCCGTTGACGTGGAGGATGCCGACCCGAATTCCATGCTGAACCTGTACCGCAAGGCGCTGTCGTTGAGGCATAACCTGATGCCGCAGGACACCGAACTGCAGTGGCTGGACGAAGATCGTCCATCTGACGTGCGGGACGGCGCTGATGGGCAGCGCGGCGGCGTTATCGCCTACCGTCGTTCCAATGGCTGGGCAAGCATCACCAATTTCGGCGAACGTCCGGTTGAGCTGCCGCAAGGCGAAGTCATCCTCGCGTCGGGTGAACTCACCGCGGACGGGCGTTTGCCGCAAGACACCACCGCCTGGCTCCAGCTATAA
- a CDS encoding ABC transporter substrate-binding protein, protein MEEKGSMMNRTIKAAVGMVAIAAMSVGTLGACGSSSSSDDGKGKVYYLNFKPESNDEWQKLAKDYTKETGVEVKVQTAASGTYEQTLKSEIAKSEAPTLFQVNGPVGYQNWKSYTDDMTDTEPYKQLINKDVALKDGSKVVGVPYAMETYGLIYNKDLLAKYIATDGAKVKDVKDIDNFDTLKAVADDIQAKKDQLGVKGAFTSAGFDSSSDWRFKTHLANLPLYYEFTKDNVTEQPETIKGTYLPEYKNIFDLYLKDSTTEPTQLSSKTGDDATSEFSLGEAVFYQNGTWAWTDLQKNGMKAESVGMLPIYMGVKGEENQGLATGSENYWCINSKASDADKKATKDFLKWVVTSKTGIEALSSAMGFTTPFKSFSDVKSDNPLVQAAVEDQNSGKTAVSWNFTMMPSEEWKNKLGSALLEYAQGTGDWNAVKTAFVDGWKTEYDAAH, encoded by the coding sequence ATGGAAGAGAAAGGTTCGATGATGAATCGTACTATCAAGGCAGCAGTTGGAATGGTCGCCATCGCGGCAATGTCCGTAGGCACGTTGGGCGCTTGCGGATCGAGCTCCAGCTCCGACGATGGCAAGGGCAAGGTCTATTACCTGAACTTCAAGCCGGAATCCAACGACGAATGGCAGAAGCTGGCCAAGGATTACACCAAGGAAACCGGTGTCGAGGTCAAGGTCCAGACCGCTGCTTCCGGTACCTACGAGCAGACCCTGAAGTCCGAGATCGCCAAGTCCGAAGCCCCGACCCTGTTCCAGGTCAACGGGCCGGTCGGCTATCAGAACTGGAAGTCCTACACTGATGACATGACGGACACCGAGCCGTACAAGCAGCTCATCAACAAGGACGTCGCCCTCAAGGATGGGAGCAAGGTCGTTGGCGTTCCGTACGCTATGGAAACCTATGGTCTGATTTACAACAAGGATCTGCTGGCCAAGTACATCGCCACCGATGGCGCCAAGGTCAAGGACGTCAAGGATATCGACAATTTCGATACCCTGAAGGCCGTGGCTGATGACATCCAGGCCAAGAAGGACCAGCTCGGCGTTAAGGGCGCATTCACTTCCGCCGGTTTCGATTCCAGCTCCGATTGGCGCTTCAAGACTCATCTGGCCAACCTGCCGCTGTACTATGAGTTCACCAAGGACAACGTCACCGAGCAGCCGGAGACCATCAAGGGCACCTACCTGCCGGAGTACAAGAACATCTTCGACCTGTACCTGAAGGATTCCACCACCGAACCGACCCAGCTGAGCTCCAAGACCGGTGATGACGCCACCTCCGAGTTCTCCCTCGGCGAGGCCGTGTTCTATCAGAACGGCACCTGGGCATGGACCGATCTGCAGAAGAACGGCATGAAGGCCGAGTCCGTCGGCATGCTCCCGATCTACATGGGCGTCAAGGGCGAGGAGAACCAGGGTCTGGCCACTGGCTCCGAGAACTACTGGTGCATTAACTCCAAGGCTTCCGACGCCGATAAGAAGGCCACTAAGGACTTCCTGAAGTGGGTCGTCACCAGCAAGACCGGCATCGAGGCCCTGTCCAGCGCCATGGGCTTCACCACTCCGTTCAAGTCCTTCAGCGATGTCAAGTCCGACAATCCGCTGGTGCAGGCCGCTGTTGAAGATCAGAACTCCGGCAAGACCGCAGTCTCCTGGAACTTCACCATGATGCCGTCCGAAGAGTGGAAGAACAAGCTTGGTTCCGCCCTTCTTGAGTACGCTCAGGGCACCGGAGATTGGAATGCCGTCAAGACCGCATTCGTGGACGGTTGGAAGACCGAGTACGACGCCGCTCACTGA
- a CDS encoding histidine phosphatase family protein — protein MTDTQVGGKDASSIAPGRLVLLRHGQTVWSESGQHTGRTNIPLTDTGCEQARAAGERLREAFPKGFDPGCMFASPLRRAQQTAQLAGYGDFKVLDEIAEWDYGRAEGRTRQEVSEAGGFQWDVWRDGPRSLPESLEGDWVETLPGGEQVPVHSGPGETVEEAAARTRDAIDAVMPLLNAGHDVLLVAHAHVLRILTSQWLDVDPHFARLLRLDTAHYCVLSQYKGDNVIEHWNC, from the coding sequence ATGACAGATACTCAAGTTGGAGGCAAGGATGCTTCTTCAATCGCGCCCGGCCGCCTGGTATTGCTGCGCCATGGCCAGACTGTGTGGAGCGAATCGGGCCAGCATACTGGCCGCACCAATATTCCGTTGACCGATACCGGTTGCGAGCAGGCCCGTGCGGCGGGTGAGCGTCTTCGTGAGGCGTTCCCTAAAGGGTTTGATCCGGGTTGCATGTTCGCAAGCCCCCTGCGTCGTGCCCAGCAGACCGCGCAACTGGCCGGTTATGGCGATTTCAAAGTGCTTGACGAGATTGCGGAATGGGATTACGGCCGTGCCGAAGGGCGTACACGCCAGGAGGTGAGCGAGGCCGGCGGCTTCCAGTGGGATGTATGGCGCGACGGTCCGCGTTCCCTTCCCGAATCGTTGGAGGGCGACTGGGTTGAGACGTTGCCGGGTGGCGAGCAGGTTCCGGTGCACAGTGGCCCTGGTGAGACGGTTGAGGAGGCTGCCGCGCGCACCCGCGATGCGATCGACGCGGTGATGCCGCTGCTCAATGCCGGTCATGACGTGCTGTTGGTGGCGCACGCGCATGTGTTGCGCATCCTCACCTCGCAGTGGCTGGACGTCGATCCGCATTTCGCGCGTTTGCTGCGCCTCGACACCGCGCATTATTGCGTGCTGAGCCAATATAAGGGAGACAACGTTATCGAGCATTGGAATTGCTAG
- a CDS encoding DUF4235 domain-containing protein, giving the protein MSEMPDLESSADRIVASLHNVDEKVNALREQRINDPDDLCDKIFKAVVPTLAGLVFGKLFELAWRKSVGRKAVLPDGTTDKRKELALNLVFGVASAGFGALVSQLSDRGSQALVDRRHSRQARESH; this is encoded by the coding sequence ATGAGTGAAATGCCTGACTTGGAATCTAGCGCAGACCGCATCGTGGCGTCGCTGCACAACGTCGACGAGAAGGTGAACGCCCTGCGCGAACAGCGAATCAACGATCCCGACGATCTTTGCGACAAGATATTCAAGGCAGTCGTCCCCACGCTGGCCGGACTCGTGTTCGGCAAACTGTTCGAACTGGCATGGCGCAAGTCGGTCGGCCGCAAAGCCGTATTACCGGACGGCACCACCGACAAACGCAAGGAACTGGCACTGAATCTCGTATTCGGCGTAGCTTCCGCAGGTTTCGGCGCGCTAGTGTCGCAACTATCCGACCGTGGATCACAGGCGCTGGTCGACCGCCGACACTCACGACAAGCACGCGAAAGCCACTAA
- a CDS encoding nitroreductase family protein, whose protein sequence is MSNILHNATVDTLLERRSIRKFKPKPLSDDIVETLETVAQHAASSQFLNDWSAIRITNLAAKKRLAEIGGQPYIATAPLLYVFVLDEHRNAATAASKGVETASDEFTLNGSYRYTQAQNDAVLALHAMETAAYSLGLGCVILGSLLNDVPALIDLLNLPEYTYPVLGLAIGKPDQDPALKPRMPRSMQFFENEYPSNNETLLAGLQDFDEEVHRYYDLRNTERPVDPFSDQIASNAVDSGVTSKAVAPNAKRQGFRLDER, encoded by the coding sequence ATGAGCAATATTCTGCATAATGCAACCGTTGACACTCTGCTGGAGCGTCGTTCAATCCGTAAATTCAAGCCGAAGCCGCTGAGCGACGATATCGTCGAAACGCTCGAAACCGTGGCTCAGCATGCCGCAAGCAGCCAATTCCTGAACGACTGGTCGGCAATCCGCATCACCAACCTGGCCGCAAAGAAGCGTCTTGCCGAAATCGGCGGGCAGCCATATATCGCGACCGCGCCACTGCTGTACGTGTTTGTGCTTGACGAGCATCGCAATGCAGCCACCGCAGCTTCCAAGGGCGTTGAGACCGCTTCCGACGAGTTTACGTTGAATGGCAGCTATCGTTACACTCAGGCGCAGAATGACGCAGTTTTGGCGCTTCATGCGATGGAGACGGCCGCTTATTCGCTCGGCCTTGGCTGCGTGATTCTCGGCTCGCTGCTTAACGATGTTCCGGCTTTGATTGATTTGCTGAATCTTCCGGAATACACGTACCCTGTGCTGGGACTTGCGATCGGCAAGCCCGATCAGGATCCCGCACTCAAGCCGCGTATGCCGCGTTCTATGCAGTTCTTTGAGAATGAGTATCCGTCGAACAATGAGACGTTGCTTGCCGGTTTACAAGATTTTGACGAGGAAGTGCATCGGTATTACGATTTGCGCAATACCGAGCGCCCAGTTGATCCGTTCAGCGATCAGATCGCGTCGAATGCGGTCGATTCCGGTGTGACCAGCAAGGCCGTGGCTCCAAACGCCAAGCGCCAAGGCTTCCGCCTCGACGAGCGCTAA